In Candidatus Glassbacteria bacterium, a single window of DNA contains:
- a CDS encoding helix-turn-helix domain-containing protein, producing the protein MNQSPGQAHFDLSEIVKDFIFRDRRIADYQQFRIRILFDESASLRRLAEVGNTTGTMRIEKGDESDFHGFLAAEIRNTVHVGYKSFLHSPIKNGDKTIGYITFDSLEKVNYQENDIARIKILSALIGYEILHLRQKRSFSTTLSQNLGRVFRATRKELGLSQAELAGRIKTSRIALSRWETGSQPPSRGPLFRWATELGILAGGKRSLITVVDATPRLLEIIKHEPARLDDLTPDQFELVVADRLSCMGYDVQRTGKSTMKDGGIDIIALPRMRDVASFLLAVQVKHHSRGASTGRGAVDRLLAWQNTVFRLGLLVTNTRFTRDAIWTATSGDARNFLRLRDFEDLKRWLQGVYHSEMDWKEIPESIELAPGVSVQVPKPKFSEANIVWPFKL; encoded by the coding sequence ATGAACCAAAGCCCAGGACAAGCCCATTTTGACCTGTCGGAGATTGTGAAAGATTTCATCTTTCGCGATCGACGAATAGCAGATTATCAACAGTTCCGTATAAGAATTCTTTTTGATGAAAGTGCTAGTTTGCGAAGGCTGGCCGAGGTCGGCAATACCACTGGTACTATGCGTATAGAAAAGGGCGACGAAAGTGATTTCCATGGATTCTTAGCGGCAGAAATTCGAAACACAGTTCATGTTGGGTATAAGTCGTTTTTGCATAGTCCCATCAAGAACGGTGATAAAACAATCGGCTATATTACATTTGACAGTCTTGAGAAAGTTAATTACCAAGAAAATGACATTGCACGCATAAAAATTTTAAGCGCACTAATCGGCTATGAAATCCTACACCTTCGGCAGAAACGTAGCTTTTCTACAACACTTTCCCAGAATCTTGGCCGGGTTTTCCGAGCGACAAGAAAAGAACTTGGACTCTCGCAGGCTGAACTAGCAGGACGGATCAAAACAAGCCGGATAGCGCTTTCGCGATGGGAAACTGGCTCGCAACCTCCATCTCGAGGACCATTGTTTCGGTGGGCAACCGAACTCGGAATTTTAGCTGGTGGGAAAAGATCACTAATCACTGTCGTTGATGCAACACCAAGACTACTTGAAATTATCAAACATGAGCCAGCCCGTCTTGACGACTTAACACCCGATCAATTCGAGTTGGTTGTTGCTGATCGCCTTAGTTGTATGGGTTACGATGTACAACGAACAGGTAAGTCAACGATGAAGGATGGGGGTATTGACATCATTGCTTTACCTCGTATGAGAGATGTGGCATCATTTCTTCTGGCCGTTCAAGTAAAACATCATAGCCGTGGTGCCTCGACGGGTCGAGGTGCTGTAGACAGGCTATTGGCGTGGCAGAATACAGTATTTCGTCTTGGGTTGCTGGTGACTAATACTCGTTTCACCCGGGACGCGATCTGGACTGCTACCAGCGGTGATGCTAGAAACTTTCTGCGCCTTAGAGATTTCGAGGATTTAAAGCGATGGCTTCAAGGAGTATACCACTCAGAAATGGATTGGAAAGAAATTCCTGAGAGCATCGAATTGGCTCCTGGTGTGTCAGTTCAAGTACCAAAACCTAAATTCTCCGAGGCAAATATTGTGTGGCCCTTTAAGCTTTAA
- a CDS encoding DNA recombination protein RmuC, whose translation MISWTVLGVFAAGFLAGFIVAFFFRKKKTAEIVDEVFRRFETQVRDSFGKMSLDALSKSIEVAQKNVEGLGVKELDSKKGLIDQQLQNMTAELKKVSDLVREIEKDREKKFGEITNQLKTTGEQTTALIQSTSTLREALASTKVRGQWGERMAEDVLRLTGFIENVNYEKQKTIEGIGTRPDFTFFLPDELKLNMDVKFPLDNYLKYVEVESEQDKAEYSKKFLKDVRARIKEITTRDYINPEQNTVDYVLLFIPNEQVYAFIHEQDSTIMDEGLKNRVVFCSPLTLYAILAVIRQAVDNFSLERTSNEILSLLGMFKKQWDAFVNKFETLGKRIASVQNEYETLTTTRRRALDRPLDRIEGLRTQRGLPIASADEDNEADSEVSDEDDA comes from the coding sequence ATGATTTCCTGGACTGTACTGGGAGTTTTTGCGGCAGGTTTCCTGGCTGGATTTATCGTTGCCTTTTTCTTCAGGAAGAAGAAAACCGCGGAAATCGTGGACGAGGTTTTTCGCAGGTTTGAAACCCAGGTCAGGGACAGCTTCGGCAAGATGTCGCTCGATGCCTTATCGAAATCAATCGAGGTGGCTCAGAAAAACGTCGAGGGTTTGGGAGTCAAGGAACTGGATTCAAAAAAGGGCCTGATCGATCAACAGTTGCAGAATATGACCGCCGAACTCAAAAAAGTGTCCGATCTGGTCAGGGAGATCGAGAAAGACAGGGAGAAGAAATTTGGTGAAATTACGAATCAGCTGAAAACGACGGGCGAGCAGACGACGGCCCTGATTCAATCGACAAGTACGCTGCGGGAAGCGCTGGCCAGCACGAAAGTGCGGGGGCAGTGGGGAGAGCGAATGGCCGAGGATGTCCTGCGGCTGACCGGGTTTATCGAGAATGTCAACTATGAAAAGCAGAAGACTATCGAGGGGATCGGCACCAGGCCGGATTTTACCTTCTTTCTGCCGGATGAATTGAAATTAAACATGGATGTCAAGTTTCCACTGGATAATTACTTGAAATATGTAGAAGTGGAATCGGAGCAGGATAAGGCGGAGTATTCGAAAAAGTTTTTAAAAGACGTCAGAGCACGCATCAAAGAGATAACGACCCGGGATTATATCAATCCGGAGCAGAACACTGTCGATTATGTGTTGCTGTTTATTCCCAACGAGCAGGTTTATGCTTTCATTCACGAACAGGACAGCACGATCATGGACGAAGGTTTAAAGAACAGGGTGGTATTCTGTTCTCCTTTGACCTTGTATGCAATCCTGGCCGTAATCAGACAGGCGGTGGATAATTTCTCGCTGGAAAGAACCTCGAACGAAATATTATCGCTGTTGGGTATGTTTAAGAAACAATGGGATGCCTTTGTTAATAAATTTGAAACACTAGGGAAAAGGATCGCAAGTGTTCAGAACGAGTATGAGACTCTGACCACGACCCGTAGAAGGGCGCTCGACAGGCCGCTGGATAGAATCGAGGGTCTGAGAACACAGCGCGGGTTGCCGATAGCATCTGCCGATGAAGACAATGAAGCGGACAGCGAGGTGAGTGATGAGGATGATGCTTGA
- a CDS encoding dehydrogenase: MASRKIAVLGGGHGARTVAADMALAGHEVRLFEFEEFQAAVAGIFDRGEITIEGKSRTGTAKLALATHQLAEATDGAEAVLIVVPALYHRRYAEALAPGALSDGQHVVLVPGTLGSLEFIATLRSLGCRAEVTVSELDTLPYATRITGPSSVLVYHALPVFGAGVFPARRSAEVLALLQELYPGIARYRDVLEAGLSNCNPVIHPLGVLMNAGRIEYSRGEFWYYEEGITPSTARAMEKLDEERREIGRKLGLELPDQAEALHAVDYGPRGDLWEALKGSKGLTPIKGPTSLTNRYLTEDIPIGLVCWSQLGEMLGVPTPLMRATVEIGIAISGRDYWQTGRTLEKCGIQGMSAEELCAYVQSGHKP, from the coding sequence ATGGCTTCCAGAAAAATAGCCGTCCTCGGCGGAGGCCACGGGGCCAGGACCGTGGCTGCGGATATGGCCCTGGCCGGCCACGAGGTGCGGCTCTTCGAATTCGAGGAGTTTCAGGCCGCGGTGGCCGGGATTTTCGACCGGGGGGAAATCACCATCGAAGGCAAATCCCGCACCGGCACGGCGAAACTCGCCCTGGCCACCCATCAACTGGCCGAAGCCACCGACGGTGCCGAAGCCGTGCTGATAGTGGTGCCCGCCCTCTATCACCGCCGCTACGCCGAAGCCCTGGCCCCCGGAGCACTCAGCGACGGCCAGCACGTGGTGCTGGTTCCGGGCACCCTGGGCAGTCTCGAATTCATCGCCACCCTGCGCTCACTCGGCTGCCGGGCGGAGGTCACCGTTTCCGAACTCGACACCCTGCCCTATGCCACCAGGATCACCGGGCCCTCTTCGGTGCTCGTCTATCATGCCCTGCCCGTGTTCGGGGCCGGCGTGTTCCCTGCCCGGCGCAGCGCGGAAGTCCTGGCCCTCCTGCAGGAGCTTTATCCGGGAATCGCCCGCTACCGGGACGTGCTGGAAGCGGGCCTGTCCAACTGCAACCCGGTGATCCATCCGCTGGGCGTGCTGATGAACGCCGGACGCATCGAATACTCCCGGGGTGAATTCTGGTATTACGAGGAAGGGATAACCCCCTCCACCGCCCGGGCGATGGAAAAACTGGACGAGGAAAGGCGGGAAATAGGCAGGAAGCTGGGCCTGGAGCTGCCGGACCAGGCCGAAGCGCTTCATGCGGTGGACTACGGGCCCAGAGGAGACCTGTGGGAAGCACTGAAAGGCAGCAAGGGCCTGACCCCGATCAAAGGCCCGACTTCCCTGACCAACCGCTACCTAACCGAAGACATCCCCATCGGCCTGGTCTGCTGGTCACAGTTGGGGGAAATGCTCGGTGTGCCCACCCCCCTGATGCGCGCCACCGTGGAAATCGGCATCGCCATCTCGGGCCGGGACTACTGGCAAACAGGCCGCACGCTCGAAAAGTGCGGCATCCAGGGCATGAGCGCCGAAGAACTTTGCGCCTACGTCCAGTCCGGCCACAAGCCCTGA